A genome region from bacterium includes the following:
- a CDS encoding ABC transporter permease has product MRYRTGAIAKRLLFIPVAVFIVITLAFGLVNLTPGDPALVIAGDLAAEEQVAEIRAELGTDKPLPERYAAYIRELFTERSLGTSFFTKLPIWDEITQRFPDTLELVVLGLLGAVLYGSLLGTLSAYFRRRWPDTLSRTSVTITQSIPDFFMGLLLIYVIFYIIGWAPAPVGRIGLLDRPPERVTGAVILDTLIARDWGLLKTALHHAMLPVVTLALFYSSHFAKTTRAVLSRALNSDQVEFARACGLSELRVVGYAFREARTPVVTYIGILFAALFGGAAIVETVFAWGGLGQWAIDAMLKLDVPAIQGFILVVGLLTLLVYLLLDLIVVALDPRVSYE; this is encoded by the coding sequence GTGAGATACCGAACGGGAGCGATAGCGAAGCGCCTGCTCTTCATCCCCGTCGCGGTGTTCATCGTCATCACGCTGGCGTTCGGGCTGGTCAACCTGACGCCGGGCGATCCGGCGCTGGTGATCGCCGGTGACCTCGCCGCGGAGGAGCAGGTCGCCGAGATCCGCGCCGAGTTGGGCACCGACAAGCCGCTCCCGGAGCGCTACGCCGCCTACATCCGGGAATTGTTCACCGAGCGGAGCCTGGGGACGTCGTTCTTCACCAAGCTGCCCATCTGGGACGAGATCACCCAGCGCTTCCCGGACACACTCGAACTGGTGGTCCTCGGACTGCTCGGTGCGGTGCTCTACGGCAGCCTGCTGGGCACGCTCAGCGCCTATTTCCGCCGCCGCTGGCCCGACACCCTCTCGAGAACCAGCGTCACGATCACCCAGTCGATCCCCGACTTCTTCATGGGCCTGCTGCTGATCTACGTGATCTTCTACATCATCGGCTGGGCTCCGGCACCGGTGGGACGCATCGGCCTGCTGGACCGCCCGCCGGAACGGGTCACGGGCGCGGTGATCCTCGACACCCTCATCGCCCGCGACTGGGGGCTGCTGAAGACGGCCCTCCACCACGCCATGCTGCCGGTGGTGACGCTGGCGCTGTTCTACTCGTCGCACTTCGCCAAGACCACCAGAGCGGTGCTGTCGCGGGCGCTGAACTCCGACCAGGTGGAGTTCGCCCGGGCATGCGGGCTGTCGGAGCTGCGGGTGGTGGGTTACGCCTTCCGCGAGGCCCGCACCCCCGTCGTCACCTACATCGGCATCCTGTTCGCCGCGCTGTTCGGCGGCGCCGCCATCGTCGAGACGGTGTTCGCCTGGGGCGGCCTCGGCCAGTGGGCCATCGACGCGATGCTGAAGCTGGACGTGCCCGCAATCCAGGGTTTCATCCTGGTGGTGGGCCTGCTGACCCTGCTCGTCTACCTGCTCCTGGACCTGATCGTCGTGGCGCTGGATCCGAGGGTGTCCTATGAGTAG
- a CDS encoding ABC transporter substrate-binding protein, translated as MISSRLFGASLALGALLLLAAACASDDDSPILDGANADVSSANAEASAARAEATAAGAEASAAAAAANAAAAAAEAAAALAEEAIAAAGLAQATAAGNQDAVAAAEAALAEAQEAAAAAQAEAAAAQAEAAAAQAEAASAQAEAEEARAVAERAAAEAEAAAAQPPPPPPEPPPPPPEPADEPEVFVMAVAAVASNADPAVTEGKPSTELNPMFAGTLLQYVKPDPGATTWPSPADVEPYVAESVTPISDGYRFVLRDDAVSPYGNTITSEDVRWSFDRIIANDGVGRFLLSWGGGINLEEPIRVIDDRTFDLVVLDTNNPYSLAVLTYHHMGPLDSVEVLSHATDDDPWGAGWLSTNSASFGSYMLESITPGEELRLVPNPNWWGTAPDIDLIVVRAIPEAAGRLQLLQAGEVDFADKLTLAQFAGLGGDLQAIAAKGNTTVPLVLNSSFEPFADVRVRQAISSAIDREALVQGPMQGSAKAALYQVLSEVPQPPPPGDPATYDPERARALLAEAGYGDGLAFTMTINPVRPGPFSEDIAVLMKAQLAEVGVDMSIEVMASSADFQTKLQEGALQAWLSSQTPGISDPQFAWLLVHHSAKAFENAHGYNNPRIDELIDLMAFTQYGPDRDAMVLEAHQILIDEVPWVPLIELVNPISLGPDVESFRMDIFRRIIPEELAKN; from the coding sequence ATGATCTCTTCACGGCTCTTCGGTGCATCGCTGGCGCTGGGCGCGCTGCTGCTCTTGGCGGCGGCGTGCGCGAGCGACGACGACAGCCCGATCCTCGACGGCGCCAACGCCGACGTCTCGAGCGCGAACGCCGAGGCGTCTGCGGCGCGGGCCGAGGCCACCGCGGCCGGGGCCGAGGCCTCGGCGGCGGCCGCCGCCGCCAACGCCGCTGCCGCGGCCGCCGAGGCGGCAGCAGCGCTCGCCGAGGAGGCGATAGCGGCGGCCGGGCTGGCCCAGGCCACCGCCGCAGGCAATCAGGACGCCGTGGCGGCCGCGGAGGCTGCGCTGGCGGAGGCGCAGGAGGCCGCAGCGGCCGCCCAGGCCGAGGCGGCCGCTGCCCAAGCCGAGGCGGCCGCAGCCCAGGCGGAAGCCGCATCCGCCCAAGCCGAGGCGGAAGAGGCGCGGGCGGTCGCCGAGCGGGCGGCAGCGGAGGCGGAAGCCGCAGCCGCACAGCCTCCACCCCCGCCACCCGAGCCGCCACCGCCGCCGCCGGAGCCGGCCGACGAACCCGAGGTCTTCGTCATGGCCGTGGCGGCGGTGGCCTCCAACGCCGACCCGGCCGTGACGGAGGGCAAGCCCAGCACCGAACTCAATCCGATGTTCGCGGGGACTCTCCTGCAATACGTGAAGCCGGACCCGGGTGCCACCACTTGGCCGAGCCCGGCGGACGTCGAGCCGTACGTGGCGGAATCCGTCACCCCGATCTCCGACGGCTACCGCTTCGTGCTGCGCGACGACGCCGTGAGCCCGTACGGCAACACCATCACCTCCGAGGACGTGCGCTGGTCGTTCGATCGCATCATCGCCAATGACGGCGTCGGCCGCTTCCTCCTGAGCTGGGGCGGCGGCATCAACCTCGAGGAGCCGATCAGGGTCATCGACGACCGCACCTTCGACCTGGTGGTGCTCGACACGAACAACCCGTACTCCCTGGCCGTTCTCACCTACCACCACATGGGTCCGCTCGACAGCGTCGAGGTGCTCTCGCACGCCACTGACGACGACCCGTGGGGCGCCGGGTGGCTGTCCACCAACTCGGCGAGCTTCGGCTCGTACATGCTCGAGTCGATCACGCCGGGCGAGGAGTTGCGCCTCGTGCCGAACCCCAACTGGTGGGGCACCGCACCCGACATCGATCTGATCGTCGTGCGGGCCATCCCCGAAGCAGCGGGCCGGCTGCAACTCCTGCAGGCCGGCGAGGTGGACTTCGCCGACAAGCTGACGCTGGCACAGTTCGCCGGCCTCGGCGGCGACCTGCAGGCCATCGCCGCGAAGGGCAACACCACGGTGCCGCTGGTGCTGAACTCGAGCTTCGAGCCGTTCGCCGACGTGCGGGTGCGTCAAGCGATCTCCTCGGCGATCGACCGGGAGGCCCTGGTGCAGGGTCCGATGCAGGGCTCGGCCAAGGCGGCGCTCTACCAGGTGCTGAGCGAGGTTCCCCAGCCGCCCCCACCGGGCGATCCGGCGACCTACGACCCGGAGCGGGCGCGGGCGCTGCTCGCCGAGGCCGGCTACGGCGACGGTCTGGCGTTCACGATGACGATCAACCCGGTCCGTCCCGGGCCGTTCTCCGAGGACATCGCGGTCCTCATGAAGGCCCAGCTGGCGGAGGTCGGAGTCGACATGAGCATCGAGGTCATGGCGTCCTCCGCCGACTTCCAGACGAAGCTGCAGGAGGGTGCGCTGCAGGCCTGGCTCTCCTCGCAGACGCCGGGGATCAGCGACCCGCAGTTCGCCTGGCTGCTGGTGCACCACTCGGCCAAGGCGTTCGAGAACGCCCACGGCTACAACAACCCCCGCATCGACGAACTCATCGACCTGATGGCGTTCACCCAGTACGGACCCGACCGCGACGCCATGGTGCTCGAGGCGCACCAGATCCTCATCGACGAGGTGCCCTGGGTGCCGCTCATCGAACTCGTGAACCCGATCTCGCTCGGGCCCGACGTCGAGTCGTTCCGCATGGACATCTTCCGCCGGATCATCCCGGAGGAACTCGCCAAGAACTGA